A window of Heptranchias perlo isolate sHepPer1 chromosome 43, sHepPer1.hap1, whole genome shotgun sequence contains these coding sequences:
- the LOC137306422 gene encoding RNA-binding protein 14-like isoform X1, with translation MKIFVGNISASTTAGELKTLFQRHGAVKACHVVKHHGFVHMEDGEEARRAIEALHQSELQGRQLNVAQSGDEGGPAAAAKVYVDNVALGSTSQELQARFEVLGRLTECTIIKDYAFVHMEHEEEALKAIDKMDFTGFKRRKIRVQLSKKSTKPQSAGGPVDNCQHCGRPGHQAAECFWAPYGSLDRYGPQTSYYPLYHPHSVHDGAPEHHVDYYERLPLRLKPPRKPQLRPRPQPELAGRSYWGRSPLRRHIPPSHSKSTSLYERLRLSPAPKLESGKPIKRRIRLNKADLGKRARFTLSNKPGLGANVRSALLNTPALADCTRSAVLNKPGLGANVRSALLNTPALADCTRSAVLNKPALGESIRSTLLKTPTLGKHACFALLNAPALAEHTRSALLNAPALAEHTRSALLNAPALAEHTRSALLNAPALAEHTRSALLNAPALAEHTRSALLNAPALAEHTRSALLNAPALAEHTRSALLNAPALAEHTRSALLNAPALAEHTRSALLNAPALAEHTRSALLNAPALAEHTRSALLNAPALAEHTRSALLNAPALAEHTRSALLNAPALAEHTRSALLNAPALAEHTRSALLNAPALAEHTRSALLNAPALAEHTRSALLNAPALAENTRSALLNAPALAENTRSALLNTPTMGEHTRSALLNTPAMGEHTRSALINTPALGEHTRSALLNIPALGKRTRSALLNTPALAENTRSALLNTPTMGEHTRSALLNTPAMGEHTRSALINTPALGEHTRSALLNIPALGKRTRSALLNTPALAEHTRSALLNTPALAEHTRSALLNTPAMGEHTRSALLNTPALGEHTRSALLSTPALGEHTRSALLNTPAMGEHTRSALLNTPAMGEHTRSALLNTPALAEHTRSALLNTPALAEHTRSALLNTLAMAEHTRSALLNTPALGEHTRSALLNTPASLRFSLSHTPSVYPAVRPKSNIKMRSPARAPRYYVPPKRDVSSCTSVV, from the exons ATGAAGATCTTTGTGGGCAACATCTCGGCCTCCACCACCGCCGGCGAGCTGAAGACGCTGTTCCAGCGGCACGGCGCGGTGAAAGCCTGCCATGTGGTCAAGCACCACGGCTTCGTGCACATGGAGGACGGCGAGGAGGCGCGGCGGGCCATCGAGGCCCTGCACCAGAGCGAGCTGCAAGGCCGCCAGCTCAACGTGGCGCAGTCCGGCGACGAGGGCGGGCCGGCCGCCGCCGCCAAGGTCTACGTCGACAACGTGGCGCTGGGCAGCACCAGCCAGGAGCTGCAGGCCCGCTTCGAGGTGTTGGGCCGGCTGACCGAGTGCACCATCATCAAAG ATTATGCCTTTGTACACATGGAGCACGAGGAGGAAGCACTGAAAGCCATTGACAAGATGGATTTCACTGGCTTTAAGAGAAGGAAGATTAGGGTCCAACTATCCAAGAAAAGCACCAAGCCACAATCCGCCGGTGGTCCCGTGGATAATTGCCAGCACTGCGGAAGACCGGGCCACCAGGCAGCAGAATGCTTCTGGGCTCCATACGGTTCCCTAGATAGGTATGGCCCCCAAACTTCGTACTACCCTCTCTATCACCCGCATTCTGTACATGACGGTGCTCCCGAGCACCATGTCGATTATTACGAACGGCTTCCACTCCGGCTTAAGCCCCCCCGCAAGCCTCAGCTTCGCCCCCGGCCTCAGCCTGAACTCGCCGGCCGCTcgtactgggggaggagcccgctCCGGCGTCACATACCGCCCAGCCACTCCAAGAGCACGTCCCTGTACGAGCGTTTGCGTCTTTCGCCTGCGCCAAAGCTGGAAAGCGGAAAACCTATAAAAAGGAGAATACGGCTGAATAAAGCCGACCTGGGGAAACGTGCTCGTTTCACTTTGTCAAATAAACCCGGCCTGGGAGCAAACGTTCGATCCGCCCTGTTAAACACGCCCGCCCTCGCAGACTGTACCCGCTCCGCTGTGTTAAATAAACCCGGCCTGGGAGCAAACGTTCGATCCGCCCTGTTAAACACGCCCGCCCTCGCAGACTGTACCCGCTCCGCTGTGTTAAATAAACCTGCCCTGGGCGAAAGCATTCGATCCACTCTATTAAAGACACCCACCCTGGGAAAACATGCCTGCTTCGCTCTGTTAAACGCACCTGCCCTGGCAGAACATACCCGCTCTGCTCTGTTAAACGCACCCGCCCTGGCAGAACATACCCGCTCTGCTCTGTTAAACGCACCCGCCCTGGCAGAACATACCCGCTCTGCTCTGTTAAACGCACCCGCCCTGGCAGAACATACCCGCTCTGCTCTGTTAAACGCACCCGCCCTGGCAGAACATACCCGCTCTGCTCTGTTAAACGCACCCGCCCTGGCAGAACATACCCGCTCTGCTCTGTTAAACGCACCCGCCCTGGCAGAACATACCCGCTCTGCTCTGTTAAACGCACCCGCCCTGGCAGAACATACCCGCTCTGCTCTGTTAAACGCACCCGCCCTGGCAGAACATACCCGCTCTGCTCTGTTAAACGCACCCGCCCTGGCAGAACATACCCGCTCTGCTCTGTTAAACGCACCCGCCCTGGCAGAACATACCCGCTCTGCTCTGTTAAACGCACCCGCCCTGGCAGAACATACCCGCTCTGCTCTGTTAAACGCACCCGCCCTGGCAGAACATACCCGCTCTGCTCTGTTAAACGCACCCGCCCTGGCAGAACATACCCGCTCTGCTCTGTTAAACGCACCCGCCCTGGCAGAACATACCCGCTCTGCTCTGTTAAACGCACCCGCCCTGGCAGAACATACCCGCTCTGCTCTGTTAAACGCACCCGCCCTGGCAGAACATACCCGCTCTGCTCTGTTAAACGCACCCGCCCTGGCAGAAAACACCCGCTCTGCTCTGTTAAACGCACCCGCCCTGGCAGAAAACACCCGCTCTGCTCTGTTAAACACACCCACCATGGGAGAACATACCCGCTCTGCTCTGTTAAACACACCCGCCATGGGAGAACATACCCGCTCTGCTCTGATAAACACACCCGCCCTGGGAGAACATACCCGCTCTGCTTTGTTAAACATACCCGCCCTGGGAAAACGTACCCGCTCTGCTCTGTTAAACACACCCGCCCTGGCAGAAAACACCCGCTCTGCTCTGTTAAACACACCCACCATGGGAGAACATACCCGCTCTGCTCTGTTAAACACACCCGCCATGGGAGAACATACCCGCTCTGCTCTGATAAACACACCCGCCCTGGGAGAACATACCCGCTCTGCTTTGTTAAACATACCCGCCCTGGGAAAACGTACCCGCTCTGCTCTGTTAAACACACCCGCCCTGGCAGAACACACCCGCTCTGCTCTGTTAAACACACCCGCCCTGGCAGAACATACCCGCTCTGCTCTGTTAAACACACCCGCCATGGGAGAACACACCCGCTCTGCTCTGTTAAACACACCCGCCCTGGGAGAACACACCCGCTCTGCTCTGTTAAGCACACCCGCCCTGGGAGAACATACCCGCTCTGCTCTGTTAAACACACCCGCCATGGGAGAACACACCCGCTCTGCTCTGTTAAACACACCCGCCATGGGAGAACACACCCGCTCTGCTCTGTTAAACACACCCGCCCTGGCAGAACACACCCGCTCTGCTCTGTTAAACACACCCGCCCTGGCAGAACACACCCGCTCTGCTCTGTTAAACACACTTGCCATGGCAGAACACACCCGCTCTGCTCTGTTAAACACACCCGCCCTGGGAGAACACACCCGCTCTGCTCTGTTAAACACGCCCGCCAGCCTCCGATTCAGTCTGTCACACACACCCTCTGTCTATCCGGCTGTTCGTCCAAAGTCGAACATTAAAATGCGCTCGCCAGCTCGTGCTCCGCGCTATTACGTTCCTCCCAAGCGAGATGTCAGTTCCTGCACCTCAGTGGTGTAA
- the LOC137306423 gene encoding RNA-binding protein 4B-like: MKIFVGNISSDATADELRTLFEYYGTVRECDIIRHYGFVHMDSAEEANQAIAALNQYELHGQKLNVAESRARPAAVTKVYVGNLAPGCTNQELRAKFEEHGRVVECDIVKDYAFVHMEREEDAIEAIANLDEKEFNGNRIRVQLSRSTYGKSGGQRDVCQRCGRQGHQARDCQSGRYNQYSQYQFPSQYYPSYYSYYEYDYGHSSYYDYYGDYASADTAASYAPLDYGRERSPNRLSTPAAATNSNTLYERTRLSPLTVPKYQNEKFIDDSISRYDQFDYDNSTETRYAQ; encoded by the exons ATGAAGATCTTCGTGGGTAACATATCGAGCGACGCCACGGCGGACGAGCTGCGCACGCTGTTCGAGTATTACGGCACGGTGCGGGAGTGCGATATCATCCGGCACTACGGCTTCGTGCATATGGACAGCGCCGAGGAGGCGAACCAGGCCATCGCCGCCCTCAACCAGTACGAGCTGCACGGCCAGAAGCTCAACGTGGCCGAGTCGCGGGCCCGGCCGGCCGCCGTCACCAAGGTCTACGTGGGCAACCTGGCCCCCGGCTGCACCAACCAGGAGCTGCGGGCCAAGTTCGAGGAGCACGGCCGGGTGGTCGAGTGCGACATCGTCAAAG ATTACGCCTTTGTGCACATGGAGAGGGAGGAAGATGCGATCGAAGCAATTGCCAACCTGGACGAGAAGGAATTCAATGGGAACAGGATTAGGGTCCAGCTCTCCAGGTCGACCTACGGGAAATCTGGCGGGCAACGGGATGTGTGCCAGCGCTGCGGAAGGCAGGGTCACCAAGCGCGAGATTGCCAGTCCGGGCGTTACAATCAGTATAGTCAGTACCAGTTCCCGTCTCAATATTACCCCTCTTACTATTCCTATTACGAATACGACTATGGTCATAGCTCCTATTACGACTATTACGGAGATTACGCGTCCGCGGACACCGCAGCAAGTTACGCTCCGCTTGATTACGGGCGGGAGAGGAGCCCCAATCGCCTGAGCACGCCCGCGGCCGCTACCAACAGCAACACTCTGTACGAGCGCACCCGTCTCTCGCCACTCACTGTGCCAAAATATCAAAACGAGAAATTCATAGACGATAGCATCAGTAG GTATGATCAGTTCGACTACGATAATTCCACCGAAACCCGCTATGCCCAATGA